In a genomic window of Silurus meridionalis isolate SWU-2019-XX chromosome 27, ASM1480568v1, whole genome shotgun sequence:
- the atp6v0a2b gene encoding V-type proton ATPase 116 kDa subunit a isoform X2, whose protein sequence is MGSLFRGEEVCLAQLFLQSGSAYECISELGELGLVEFRDLNPSVNTFQRKFVNEIKRSEEMERILGYLLREIKKSDIALPEDEVNPVAPLPKHVMGIMEQLQRLELELSEVMRNKEKLQKNLLELTEYLHMLHITRNFHCTPEREPMRAQYEEFPFLEKDSAMDYASMQRLGAKLGFISGLIPSVKIEAFERMLWRVCKGYTILSYAEIEESLRDPNTGDPTRSAVFLISYWGDQIGQKVKKICDCYHCHLYPYPNSNEERNDVVEGLRTRIQDLHTVLYRTEDYLRQVLNRASESVYTWVIQVKKMKAIYHILNLCSFDVTNKCLIAEVWCPVNDLPALRRALEDSSRKSAATVPSFVNRIPSNDTPPTLIRTNKFTSGFQNIVDAYGVGCYREVNPAPFTIITFPFLFAVMFGDFGHGLIMFLFALWMVLYEKDRKLKKTRNEIWNTFFEGRYIILMMGIFSVYTGFIYNDCFSKSLNLFGSGWNVTAMFDSGVWDNNTVRFNSFLTLDPNVSNVFIGPYPFGIDPIWNLASNRLTFLNSYKMKMSVILGIAHMCFGIVLGVFNHLHFRRKFNLYLVFLPELLFLLCLFGYLVFMIIYKWLSFTARDSQRAPSILIHFINMFLMQGGPGQPLYTGQRGLQVFLLLIALLSVPVLLLGKPLHLYWLHKGRNRLSMYRGYQRVRRSSDEEISLMRAQDLEEGTSLDSHSSSSDSQSEEFDFADVLLHQSIHTIEHCLGCISNTASYLRLWALSLAHAQLSEVLWAMVMRVGLRVDNGVGVLLLVPVFCFFAVLTVSILLVMEGLSAFLHALRLHWVEFQNKFYSGAGTKFSPFAFCLLHLSFESEGLL, encoded by the exons GGAGATCAAGAAATCAGACATCGCTCTGCCTGAGGACGAGGTGAACCCTGTGGCTCCGCTGCCCAAACATGTGATGGGAATTATG GAGCAGCTTCAGCGGTTGGAGCTCGAGCTCAGTGAAGTGATGAGGAACAAAGAGAAGCTGCAGAAGAATCTTCTGGAACTGACCGAGTATTTGCACATGCTGCACATCACACGCAACTTCCACTGCACTCCCGAG AGGGAGCCTATGCGGGCCCAGTATGAGGAGTTTCCTTTCCTGGAAAAAGACTCAGCGATGGACTACGCCAGCATGCAGAGGCTCGGGGCCAAGCTCGG GTTTATCTCTGGTCTGATCCCGAGCGTGAAGATCGAGGCGTTCGAACGCATGCTGTGGCGAGTGTGTAAAGGATACACCATCCTCAGCTACGCCGAGATTGAGGAGAGTCTGAGAGACCCCAACACG GGCGATCCCACCCGGAGTGCCGTGTTCCTCATCTCCTACTGGGGCGATCAGATTGGACAGAAAGTGAAGAAGATCTGCGACTG ctACCACTGCCACCTGTACCCGTACCCAAACAGTAACGAGGAGAGGAACGACGTAGTCGAGGGTCTTCGCACTCGTATCCAGGACCTGCACACG GTTCTGTACCGGACAGAGGACTACCTGAGGCAGGTGTTAAACAGGGCCTCGGAGTCGGTGTACACATGGGTGATCCAGGTGAAAAAGATGAAAGCCATCTACCACATCCTCAACCTGTGCAGCTTCGACGTCACTAACAAGTGTCTGATCGCGGAGGTCTGGTGCCCCGTTAACGACCTACCTGCCCTGCGGAGGGCGCTGGAGGACAGCTCG AGAAAAAGTGCCGCAACTGTTCCTTCGTTCGTCAATCGCATCCCCAGTAACGACACTCCGCCCACGCTCATACGCACCAATAAGTTCACCTCCGGATTCCAGAATATAGTGGATGCCTATGGAGTGGGCTGCTACAGGGAGGTGAACCCAG CTCCGTTCACCATCATCACGTTCCCCTTCCTGTTTGCTGTGATGTTCGGAGACTTCGGCCACGGCCTTATCATGTTCCTTTTCGCCTTATGGATGGTTCTGTACGAGAAGGACCGCAAACTGAAGAAAACCAGGAACGAG ATCTGGAACACGTTTTTTGAGGGACGCTACATCATTCTGATGATGGGGATTTTCTCAGTGTACACCGGGTTCATCTATAACGACTGTTTCTCCAAGTCGCTGAACCTCTTCGGCTCCGGGTGGAACGTCACAGCCATGTTCGACAGCGGAGTCTGGGA CAACAATACGGTTCGCTTCAACAGCTTCCTCACACTCGACCCCAACGTGTCCAACGTCTTTATCGGCCCGTACCCTTTCGGCATCGATCCG ATTTGGAACCTGGCATCAAACCGGCTCACGTTCCTGAACTCTTATAAGATGAAGATGTCAGTGATTCTGGGAATCGCCCACATGTGCTTCGGCATCGTCCTGGGCGTCTTCAACCACCT ACACTTCAGGAGGAAGTTCAACCTTTACTTGGTCTTCTTGCCCGAGCTCCTCTTCCTGCTCTGTCTCTTCGGCTACCTGGTCTTCATGATCATCTACAAGTGGTTGTCCTTCACGGCGCGTGACTCTCAGCGTGCTCCCAGCATCCTTATTCACTTTATTAACATGTTCCTCATGCAGGGAGGCCCGGGACAGCCGCTCTACACGGGACAG AGAGGACTTCAGGTGTTCCTGTTGCTCATCGCTCTTCTCAGTGTTCCTGTGCTGCTGTTGGGGAAGCCGCTCCACCTCTACTGGCTTCATAAGGGCAGAAATCGCTTGAGCATGTACCGG GGTTACCAGCGTGTACGCCGCAGCAGCGACGAAGAGATCTCGTTGATGCGAGCCCAAGATCTAGAGGAAGGCACCAGCCTGGACAGTCACTCCAGCAGTTCTGACAGCCAATCAGAAGAG TTTGACTTTGCGGACGTCTTACTGCACCAGTCCATACATACCATCGAGCACTGCCTAGGCTGCATCTCCAACACCGCGTCCTACCTCCGACTGTGGGCCCTGAGCCTGGCGCATGCAC agctGTCGGAGGTGCTGTGGGCGATGGTGATGCGTGTGGGTTTGCGTGTGGATAACGGAGTTGGAGTTCTCCTCCTTGTCCCCGTCTTCTGTTTCTTTGCCGTCCTGACTGTCTCCATCCTGCTAGTGATGGAGGGACTTTCTGCTTTCCTACACGCGCTGCGTCTGCACTG ggtggAGTTTCAGAATAAATTTTACAGCGGTGCTGGAACCAAGTTTTCTCCGTTTGCCTTCTGTCTCCTCCACCTGAGTTTTGAGAGCGAGGGTCTGCTCTGA
- the atp6v0a2b gene encoding V-type proton ATPase 116 kDa subunit a isoform X1: protein MGSLFRGEEVCLAQLFLQSGSAYECISELGELGLVEFRDLNPSVNTFQRKFVNEIKRSEEMERILGYLLREIKKSDIALPEDEVNPVAPLPKHVMGIMEQLQRLELELSEVMRNKEKLQKNLLELTEYLHMLHITRNFHCTPEQREPMRAQYEEFPFLEKDSAMDYASMQRLGAKLGFISGLIPSVKIEAFERMLWRVCKGYTILSYAEIEESLRDPNTGDPTRSAVFLISYWGDQIGQKVKKICDCYHCHLYPYPNSNEERNDVVEGLRTRIQDLHTVLYRTEDYLRQVLNRASESVYTWVIQVKKMKAIYHILNLCSFDVTNKCLIAEVWCPVNDLPALRRALEDSSRKSAATVPSFVNRIPSNDTPPTLIRTNKFTSGFQNIVDAYGVGCYREVNPAPFTIITFPFLFAVMFGDFGHGLIMFLFALWMVLYEKDRKLKKTRNEIWNTFFEGRYIILMMGIFSVYTGFIYNDCFSKSLNLFGSGWNVTAMFDSGVWDNNTVRFNSFLTLDPNVSNVFIGPYPFGIDPIWNLASNRLTFLNSYKMKMSVILGIAHMCFGIVLGVFNHLHFRRKFNLYLVFLPELLFLLCLFGYLVFMIIYKWLSFTARDSQRAPSILIHFINMFLMQGGPGQPLYTGQRGLQVFLLLIALLSVPVLLLGKPLHLYWLHKGRNRLSMYRGYQRVRRSSDEEISLMRAQDLEEGTSLDSHSSSSDSQSEEFDFADVLLHQSIHTIEHCLGCISNTASYLRLWALSLAHAQLSEVLWAMVMRVGLRVDNGVGVLLLVPVFCFFAVLTVSILLVMEGLSAFLHALRLHWVEFQNKFYSGAGTKFSPFAFCLLHLSFESEGLL, encoded by the exons GGAGATCAAGAAATCAGACATCGCTCTGCCTGAGGACGAGGTGAACCCTGTGGCTCCGCTGCCCAAACATGTGATGGGAATTATG GAGCAGCTTCAGCGGTTGGAGCTCGAGCTCAGTGAAGTGATGAGGAACAAAGAGAAGCTGCAGAAGAATCTTCTGGAACTGACCGAGTATTTGCACATGCTGCACATCACACGCAACTTCCACTGCACTCCCGAG cAGAGGGAGCCTATGCGGGCCCAGTATGAGGAGTTTCCTTTCCTGGAAAAAGACTCAGCGATGGACTACGCCAGCATGCAGAGGCTCGGGGCCAAGCTCGG GTTTATCTCTGGTCTGATCCCGAGCGTGAAGATCGAGGCGTTCGAACGCATGCTGTGGCGAGTGTGTAAAGGATACACCATCCTCAGCTACGCCGAGATTGAGGAGAGTCTGAGAGACCCCAACACG GGCGATCCCACCCGGAGTGCCGTGTTCCTCATCTCCTACTGGGGCGATCAGATTGGACAGAAAGTGAAGAAGATCTGCGACTG ctACCACTGCCACCTGTACCCGTACCCAAACAGTAACGAGGAGAGGAACGACGTAGTCGAGGGTCTTCGCACTCGTATCCAGGACCTGCACACG GTTCTGTACCGGACAGAGGACTACCTGAGGCAGGTGTTAAACAGGGCCTCGGAGTCGGTGTACACATGGGTGATCCAGGTGAAAAAGATGAAAGCCATCTACCACATCCTCAACCTGTGCAGCTTCGACGTCACTAACAAGTGTCTGATCGCGGAGGTCTGGTGCCCCGTTAACGACCTACCTGCCCTGCGGAGGGCGCTGGAGGACAGCTCG AGAAAAAGTGCCGCAACTGTTCCTTCGTTCGTCAATCGCATCCCCAGTAACGACACTCCGCCCACGCTCATACGCACCAATAAGTTCACCTCCGGATTCCAGAATATAGTGGATGCCTATGGAGTGGGCTGCTACAGGGAGGTGAACCCAG CTCCGTTCACCATCATCACGTTCCCCTTCCTGTTTGCTGTGATGTTCGGAGACTTCGGCCACGGCCTTATCATGTTCCTTTTCGCCTTATGGATGGTTCTGTACGAGAAGGACCGCAAACTGAAGAAAACCAGGAACGAG ATCTGGAACACGTTTTTTGAGGGACGCTACATCATTCTGATGATGGGGATTTTCTCAGTGTACACCGGGTTCATCTATAACGACTGTTTCTCCAAGTCGCTGAACCTCTTCGGCTCCGGGTGGAACGTCACAGCCATGTTCGACAGCGGAGTCTGGGA CAACAATACGGTTCGCTTCAACAGCTTCCTCACACTCGACCCCAACGTGTCCAACGTCTTTATCGGCCCGTACCCTTTCGGCATCGATCCG ATTTGGAACCTGGCATCAAACCGGCTCACGTTCCTGAACTCTTATAAGATGAAGATGTCAGTGATTCTGGGAATCGCCCACATGTGCTTCGGCATCGTCCTGGGCGTCTTCAACCACCT ACACTTCAGGAGGAAGTTCAACCTTTACTTGGTCTTCTTGCCCGAGCTCCTCTTCCTGCTCTGTCTCTTCGGCTACCTGGTCTTCATGATCATCTACAAGTGGTTGTCCTTCACGGCGCGTGACTCTCAGCGTGCTCCCAGCATCCTTATTCACTTTATTAACATGTTCCTCATGCAGGGAGGCCCGGGACAGCCGCTCTACACGGGACAG AGAGGACTTCAGGTGTTCCTGTTGCTCATCGCTCTTCTCAGTGTTCCTGTGCTGCTGTTGGGGAAGCCGCTCCACCTCTACTGGCTTCATAAGGGCAGAAATCGCTTGAGCATGTACCGG GGTTACCAGCGTGTACGCCGCAGCAGCGACGAAGAGATCTCGTTGATGCGAGCCCAAGATCTAGAGGAAGGCACCAGCCTGGACAGTCACTCCAGCAGTTCTGACAGCCAATCAGAAGAG TTTGACTTTGCGGACGTCTTACTGCACCAGTCCATACATACCATCGAGCACTGCCTAGGCTGCATCTCCAACACCGCGTCCTACCTCCGACTGTGGGCCCTGAGCCTGGCGCATGCAC agctGTCGGAGGTGCTGTGGGCGATGGTGATGCGTGTGGGTTTGCGTGTGGATAACGGAGTTGGAGTTCTCCTCCTTGTCCCCGTCTTCTGTTTCTTTGCCGTCCTGACTGTCTCCATCCTGCTAGTGATGGAGGGACTTTCTGCTTTCCTACACGCGCTGCGTCTGCACTG ggtggAGTTTCAGAATAAATTTTACAGCGGTGCTGGAACCAAGTTTTCTCCGTTTGCCTTCTGTCTCCTCCACCTGAGTTTTGAGAGCGAGGGTCTGCTCTGA